Genomic window (Rhododendron vialii isolate Sample 1 chromosome 4a, ASM3025357v1):
CTCGAATCGAGCCCAAATAATCGAGCTCAAGATGGGTTCATTTTGTATCGATATGTtagagctcggttcgtttactaaCCGAGCCTCTATATGAATGGGGTGAGTCAATACGAATGAGCTAAGTCACAACTAACTCGAGCTCTGCTCGTTTACTTAACGAGTTCAAAACTCAAGCTCGGTCTTGACTCGTTTTCTAATGAGCCGAGCCCATAATGAGAAGTGTCTCGAGCTATTCGCGAACAACTTGGTTTGTTTACAACCTTAATGTGTATGGTTGTGTGTGTTGGTgcgggtgggtgggtgggtgggtgggtcgGTGTggatgtgtgagtgtgtgtcaATTGAATTATGATGATTTATATCGGGTTGACTTGGTGGGTTGCATACATAGTACATACATATTTGGTTTTTGgttcttttgtgtgtgtgtgaattgaAGTGTGATGATTTATTTTGGGTTGATTTGGTGGGTTGCAGTGAAGAAGAGGCAAAGAAGAAGATATATTCTGTCTGTACAACGACGTATACTGGGTTCGGTGCTTTGATCTCTGAAGAGCTATCCTACAAAGTTAAAGGTATTAGGGGTTTAGGGTGTTTGTGTTTTTCCTGTTTAGttctataaaagaaaaaatgatgTTTGTAAAGGTGGCCTATTTAGGATTCGAGGGTTTTGATTTAGGTTCCCGTATAGCTTGTTTTCTGACCTGTGCAAACGAAAGAGCATGGAGGGGTATGGAGGATTACGGCATGGAGAGGAACTGAACCCATGGAAAACCTCGCCCAGTAGATTAGCAATAGGAGCTGATTTGGGAATCACAGGACCTATTATTTCGGGAATTCCATTTTCAAAGTGAATGATGGATAGGATCTATATCTTGTTAAAGAACTACCAAGGCCGAAAAAATCCTTCTGAACCCTCTTTATCTCAGAGGTCCACCGGAAAATTGCATAGCATTATATTTTCATTAAGTTCTTGTTCCAAAATTTGCATTGGATGTTCATATGCATTTGGTAGAATCAGTTTTGTTGACTGTTATTTGTTTGCGAACTTTAAGGGCTGTATTGCCGGTACCTTCCTATCTTAATTCTTATCCTTACGAGCTTCTTCAAGAATTGTCTTTCGATTATGGATGCAGTGATTAAAAGGTGTTGTGTTAAGTTGTTATGTTCTGAATTTCTGATTGATGGTTATTTTGTGCCTTCGGCAGTTATTTATTTGAACTTGTGTTTTTACCCACGTCTGGTGGGTTATCTTGACTAGTTGTGGACTTTCTTCTGTTGAACAGGCCTTCCTGGTGTTTTGTGGGTGCTGCCTGATTCATATCTTGATGTTCCGAACAAAGATTATGGAGGTTGGTATTAAACTTCGAACcgttgttataacttttgagcAATGCCATTTTGGCTTTGCATCTCTCTGCAATTGGTACTCAATAGCAAATCTTTCCTTCTGCTAatcgtttattttgtatttCCTTTAAATTGGTGTATAGGTGATTTGTTTATTGATGGAAAAGTCGTTCATAGGCCACAGTTTTGGTACAATGAGAGGCAACAAACCAAGAATAGGCCTCGCCCGCGGTACGATAGGCGTACAAAGACGATGCAGACTCAAAGGAGAGAGCCATTCCAACAGACCTGGGGCCAAAATCTGAGTGAATCCACGCAGCAAACAGTATCTGCGGAAGGCCAGAATATGCCTCAGAGTGGTGGACCCTCAACGAATCAGGGGGGACTCTCAGACAGAAGTGCCTATTAGTCAGTAGTTAAGCAGTCAGCTACCGGAACTCAAGCTTAACCAAATCCTGTCAAGGTTTGGTGTTCTTGTTTCTTAAATGACTGGACGTTCATGGAGAAATCATATGTGAATATTTTCTTGGTACGTACTTCTGAAGAAGTTGTATAAGTTTAGAAATGAGGTTCTTCTTTGGATGGTTTTCTGTCAGCTAATTGTGCTTTGTTTTATGGATGATGTTTATCTTAAGTACCTATACCGTTAAAGTTTTGCATGTCTCTACTTTTCTTTTGCATGCTTTAAGAGCACCTCCAAcaggcggatcaaaaaaaaaaaaaaaagagcatctccaacagtgTAATGAGGCCTGTTGGCTATTATAGCT
Coding sequences:
- the LOC131324553 gene encoding multiple organellar RNA editing factor 3, mitochondrial-like, which codes for MASTFTTRRILSSSLLSRSLSSPLRSRFALGILDKVPRLVPDSVATIPARWKTSGSGYSPLNDPSPNWSNRPPKETILLDGCDYEHWLIVMEFPTDRRPSEDEMIGSYVKTLAQVVGSEEEAKKKIYSVCTTTYTGFGALISEELSYKVKGLPGVLWVLPDSYLDVPNKDYGGDLFIDGKVVHRPQFWYNERQQTKNRPRPRYDRRTKTMQTQRREPFQQTWGQNLSESTQQTVSAEGQNMPQSGGPSTNQGGLSDRSAY